The DNA window GGTTCCACCGCAAGCGGGCCTGCCGGTTCCAGATCTCATCCTTGATCGGTGTTTTCCAACCGTAGTGGATCTCCGCGCCCAGGCCGGTGATCAGGATCGACGGTCGCGGCATTTCGAGCCGCTCGATTACGTCGCGGGCTTCGGAGTAGGAAAGGCCGGTGGCGAAGATCATGCCGACCTCGCCTTCGCGGAACAACTGTCGCCAACGCTCGACCAGTTCGGGAGGCTCCTCCTCGAGGTGGGGCGGCAGATCCATCACGATCCAGTGTTCGCTGCGCGTCAGATACTGGCGCGATCCCGGCTCGCGGGAGCGCGGCTCGGCGGGAAGAACCTTGGAAAGTTCGCTGAGGTAGCTGTCGACATGGGCGTCCCAGCTGTAGAAGCGGCGGACGTTTTCCGCTCCGTTTTTCGCCAGCTTCTGCTGGTGGTCCGGTTCGGCGACGATTTCCTCGATCGCGTCGCCGATCGCCTTGTCGTCCATCGCGTCCACCAAGGTGCCGTTCTTGCAGTTGGCGAGGATGTCACGTGGCCCGCCGTCGTTGGTCGCGACCAACGGCAAATTGGCGGCCGCCGCTTCGAGTAGGGTCAGTCCGAAAGGCTCGGTGAAGGCCGGATTGACGAACACGCCTTTCCGCGCCGCGGCCCAGCGGTAAAACTCGGGAACTTCCTGTGACTGGTGCTGCTTCGGCACCGCGCAGACGCCGTAGAGGTCGAGATCATCGATCAGGCGAAGCAGTTCGGTCCAGACCTTGCGTGCCCCGGAAGGGAGCTTCTTCAGCGTCTCGCGATTGCCGCCGACGAGCACCAGATTGGCATTCTCGCGCAGCCACGCGTTGTTGCCGAAGGCGCGGACCAGTCCGGTCAGGTTCTTGCGCTCGTCAGCACGCGCGATCGTGAAGACCGCGGGCTTCGACGGGTCGTTGAGAAAGCGCTTCATCTTGGCATCGACCGACTCATAGGCCTCGGTGTTGCCCTCGCCGTCGAAACGGGTCAGGTCGACGCCCGGAGGGATCACGCGCATCGACTCCTCGGCGTAGCGGTCGTACATCGAATACTGCTCCTCGACTTCCTGCCGGGTGCTGGTGCAGACCATCGACGCGGCTTCGAGGCTGAGCTCCTCCGCTTCGATGCGCACGGCGAGATTGTACTTCCGCTCGATCGTTTCCTCATCGACTCCGCCATCGATCAGTCGTTGGCGTTTCACGCGGCCGAGCGAGTGACCGGTGAAGGCGAAAGGGACGCCGAGCACGGCGGCGACCTGGCGTCCGACATAGCCGGCGTCGGCATAGTGGGCATGGATCAGGTCGGGTACCCGGCGTTCGCGGCGCAGCCATGCGAGGGTGCCGTCGATGAAGGCGTCGAGATGGCGCCACAGCACTTCCTTTCGCAGATAGCGGCGGGTGCCGGCCTCGATGCGCCGGATGTCGGCGCCGTCGCCGAGGTCCTCGACCGCTTCGGCGTAGTCGTCGCTGACGCGCGGATCGAAGACCCGGCGCGTGACCAGCGTCACGCGGCTGACCTGCTCGTGTTTGGCGAGAGCCTTGACCAGTTCGAGCACATAGAGGCACTGGCCGCCCGTGTCGGGGTCGCGACCGAGTTCGAGATTCTGACCGCGGATCAGGCCGTGGAGGGAGAAGTGGAGGATGTCGAGTTTGCGGTTCATTCGTCCATGACGTCGTGGTAGGCGGCGAGAAACTCCGATGCGGACCAAGCCTGGAAGGCCTTGCCCATCGGACGCCCGGTCTTGCCGTGGCACCACTCGTTGAATTCCCACTCGCGGAACACACCCTGGTGGTTGAGTTCGGCGAGCTTGAGCAGCTCCTGTTTCGCGATGTCGCGCAGGCCGAGGCGGTTGATGAAGCGCACCCAGTGGCCGCCGCACCACGGCCAGATGCCGCCGTTGTGATAGTGATGGGGGAGGTTGAGCAGATTGACGGTGTAGTAGCTTTTCCAGTCCGGGTCACCGGCGTGGACAACCGGGTAGAGGTTGCGCACCGGGAACGGGCTGTTGGCACCGACGCCCCACAGGAAACGGAAGACGATCTTGGCCTTGTTGAAATCCATGACGTTGTAGAGGAACGCCATGACGTTGCCGATGATGTCGCACCGCCAGTCGAAGGAGAACGGCGTGACCTGGGCCAGCAGGTAGCGGGCGTCACCGATCGCGCGCTGCACGTCGGCGAAGCTTCCGGAGGTCTCCGCGGTCGCCTGCTGCTGGGTGGTCGACGGCCAGAAGCGCCTCATGATCGCGCGCTTGACCCGCTCGGCCTTGAGCAGGTGCCGCGAGGCGTTCTCGCGCTCGCCGAGCAGCTCGGCGATGCGTCCGTAGGCGACATTCGCGCGATACCACAGAACCTCGTCGAAGAGAACGTTGTAGCTGCGGTTGAACAGGTCCATCCAGTCGCCTGCCTCGGGCACCTCAAGCAGCCCGTCGTGATTGCTGTCGTGGGCCTCGAGCCAGCGCATGATGGCGTCGGCCTGTGGCTTGAACTCGCGGAGCAAGGCGAGGTCGCGGTTCTTCTCGACATACGAGTGGAGGGCGATGACCACCCACATGCCGCTGTCGATCGCGGCGATTCCGCCAACGCCGGAGTAGTCGGGAATGCCGGTGGCGATGTGTACGTTGGCCGGCACCTGGCCGGATGCCGAAACATGTTCGAGAAGTGTCCGCAGTGTCTGTTTCTGGCACTCGCGGAACCGGTCGCCGGGAACCGATAGGCTGCCGATGATTGCCATCGCGCCGTCGCGTCCCCACACCGAGTTGTAGTTCTCATCGGTGCCGGTGACGTCGTTGTCGGAGATCGAGCAGGCGCTGAAGCCCTTCGGCGTGATGCATTTCTCAAGGGCTTCGATCGCCTTGTCGTAGGCGAGGTGAATGAAGGACGACTCCTTGCCCGCAGTCGATGCCTTAGGTTCGAAGAGGCGGACGATTTCAGGATCGTGGTGCTGTCCCTCAAGAGTCGTATGGCAGGCGATGATCCGGTCGAGCACGCCGTAGTGGACCAGTCCTTCGAGCACGCCGGCGGCGCAGTTGGCGTTCGCGACGAAAGCGTTCGCATCGAGGACCGCCTCGAGCAACTCCGGTTCGGCATTCTCCGGCACGATACCGCGCACACCCGGAAGCAGGAACATCGACGAGTCGTTGCCCGTATCGCCGGCAACCACGACCTCGTCGAGCGTGATCCCGTGTTGCTTGCACAGCCAACGCAGCGCGTTGCCCTTGTTCGCCGGGCGTGGGAGGATGTCGAGATCGCGAGCCGAGGAATAGACGATCTGGGCGCCGGCTCCCGCCTCGCGCAATGCCTGGCGCAGCCGTTCGAGGTCGTCCTCGGTCGCGTTGTGCCAGAACCAGCTGCTTTTCCATTCGTGCTGCTGGTGGACCGGCTGCTCCTCGATCTCAGGGAACGACCGGAGCACCGCGACCGCCTTCTCGCGATCCCAGTCCTCGGAGAGGATCGACGAGAACTCGCGCACGACGTTGTCGTCCTTCTCGTTGTGGATCACCGTCCCGACGCCGCCGATGTAGTAGTCGGGCTGCGGCAGTTCGGCCTGTTTGACGACTCGCTTGGCGTCCTTGACGAGCCGGCCGGTGCTGTAAACGAGGAGGGGGCGGTCTTCACCGAGGGACTCCCAGGTGCAGCGGAAGTCGGAGGAGGAATCGGGTCGGCCGAGGAGGGTTCCGTCCAGATCGGAGCAGAACAACGCGACAGGCTTGGTGTCTGGCATCGCGGATAGCCTTAGCAGCGATCCCGGTTTCGTCCAAGGAAAGGGGGGAAACGTCCATTTCCCGCGACGGCCGGTGTCTTTTATGGCGAAATGCAATGTTCAAGACTCCCGGGTAGCTGTGCGAGGGTTGACCGGTGAACCTTCGCCAACTGAAGAAGCGTCTCGAAGAGGAAGGGTGTTCGCCGCTGAACTACGCGGTCGGCGGCCGTGCTTCGGACGCGTTCTGCCTGATCAAGGAGGCGGGAAGGTGGAAGGTCTGTTACTCGGAGCGTGGCAGGGATTCGGATCCGATCTTCACTTCCACGTCCGAGTCGGAAGCCTGCGAATACTTTCTCGACCACATGTGCCGACAGCCGAACCAGCATCTGGTGGGGACTTTCGATTCGGATGAAGAGGCGAAGGCCTTCGAGGTCGAGGTCGTGCGTGCCGGTGCGCGTCCGTTCCGGAATGACGTTCCCGCCAGCATCCACGGCACGCCGAGATTCCGGGTCTTCGTCGCGGGAAAGGACATCCACCTCGTCCGGCCGCTGATGTCGTGATCCGCGGATCTGGGTAAACGGAGTGCCAACACCTTCGGTTCGAGAATCGGGAAACCGCCAATGGACGCGAATCTCGATGTGTGAGTCCGATTCCTGAAGATCGTCTGACGCGATTGGATTCACCGCAAAGACGCCAAGATCGCAAAGAAGGGGAAGATGGGAGGTGCGTTGCTCGAGGCTTCGCGTCCTTGGCGTCTTTGCGGTTCCATCCCTCACCTCCGGAGATGCCGTCCGAATCGCACGTTTCCTCAGTGGATTTTGGATGTCACGTACGGCGGATCCCGTGCAAAGCTGGATCATGAAAGTTTGGATGATCGTTCTTGGGTTGCTCGCGCTTCCGGCCTTTGGCGGAGAGGCACCCGTCCTGAAGCAGGACAACGCGAAGAAGACCGAGGTCCGGCATTCGATGCTGGGACCGCGTGACACCCTTCTCTTCTACGCCTTCGGCGACTCGGCCGCCGTGCTGCGTCTTCAGATCCCGAACGACAGCGCGAAGTTCAGCGTCAAGGGTTCGGTCGTGCTGTTTGCCGACGGAACCGATGCCGAGGCTCTCGCGAAGTGGATCAACAACCAGCACTCCGACGGGCTGTTCGCCGATGCTCCCCAACCGTCTGCCACCATCGAACTGCCGGAAGGCGTGTGCGAGGTGGCGGAAAGCAAGTTCACCGGAGAGAAGCAAAGTGGCCGAGCTGGCGAGTCCTACGGTGAGTATGAAGTGACCGTGCGGGTGAAGGACCACGAAGCGGCCGGCAAGTTCAAGCTCAAGGCGTTCACGGAAAAGGCCGGCGTATTGGTGAAGGCGGGGAAAAGCTGAGGCAGTCGGAAGTGAGGCCGACATGCGGGTCTGATGCCAGAAGGGGACAGAGGGTTACGGGAGAAGGCAGGATGTGCGATGGCCGTCATTTTCGGACTGCTCGGACTCGTGGCACTCTATTTCTCTGCTTTCTGGAGCTGGGCTTCGGGTGCCGGCAATCCGCCCAATGCGGAACTGCTTCATCGCGCCAGTCGAGTTGTGGGAGTGATCGCCCTGTTGTTCTTAACCGGTTCCGTTGTCTCTGTGATCGGAATGAACCGGAGACGGTGAGTCGGCACGTTCGATTGTGTCCGCCCGCCTTTGGTGCCAAGACTCCACGGAGCAATTTGAACCATCATGAAAGTCACCGAATTCGCATTTGTCGGCCACCCGGTGGCGAGTCTTCAGCGGGCCCGTCGGTTTTATGAACAGGTGCTCCGGTTGCCGGTGCCGAGTGCCATCGACGGAACGCTCGATGGCGATGCGGGCATGCTCGAGTACGAGATCGGACCGCACACGCTGGCGATCACGACGGCTTGGAGTGATGGCGGGCCACCTGAGCAGACCGCATTCGGGCTGGTGCTTGAGGTCGAGGATTTCCAAGCGGCCGTCGATCACATCCGCTCGTGTGGGGTGGAGTTCTGCCTCGGTCCTTTCGAAGGCTCCGGTTGTTTCATCGCGGTGATTGCCGACCCCGACGGGAACCACGTCGGAATCCACCAGCGGAAGGCAGAGAGGAGCAAGTGACATTTTCCGACATCGATTGGATCGATGTCGGTGATTTAATAATCGATGACCGGGAGAGGCAAAATTGCGCTATAGAGGTGCTGCCATGAAGATCGCAACCTCACTGATTCTCCTGCTCGCGACTGCGTTCGCGTTCGCCAGTTTCCCCGGACTCCTCACCAAGCAATCCAGAGATTGGCAGTTCGTTCAGTCGGTCGGTGGCATGAAGGTGTCGGTCGACGAAGGCAAGGTATTGACCGTCGACTGCGATGTCTCTGGGTTGCGGAAGGTGACTGTCAAACCGACCATGATCAACTCGGGGCTGGCAGTCGGAGATGTGAGACATCGCCGGGCCGGCGACAGGATTCAGCTGACACTTACGACACGCCTCATCGGTGAAGGCGCTACGACAACGCCCGGGCCGTTGGATCTGTCGAAGTATCCGGCGGGCATCTATACCGTGGAGTATAGGGATCCTGACGGTGCGCTCCATGAAATCGGCAAGGTGACCCTTTCTGATCCGAAGGGACCGGAGAGGTAGACATCGATCTCCCCGATTTACCGATTGTTTACCCACAATTGCCCGGCCTGTGGCAATATGGGGATGACATGAGAACGCAACGGATTCTGCTCGCCCTGCTGTGCTGTGCATTGCCGCCGCTTTCTGCCGAGCCGCCGGGCAAGCAGGCAGAGGAACCGCTTGCCCGGGCTGGTGAAGCCGTCGAACTCAAGCACAAGACCGAGTCGACCGACGGCCGCTGGTTCGCGGGCTACTACCGCGACGGCTGGGACGAAATCATTTCCATCCACGATGCGAAGACCGGCAAGCAGGTGCGGAAGATCGTCGGCCACGGCGACGAAGTCGTGGAGATGAAGTTCACTCCGGATGGCAATACTCTCGCGACCCGCTGCCTGAACTCGGGTCGAGCTGGCTGGGCGCTTTGGGATGTTGCGACCGGCAAGCTGATCATGCGCCTCGGTCGCGGGGATGAGTGAACCTGCAGGCTTGAAGGTCACTCCTCCTCGATTTCGAGCTTGTACCTGCAGGACTGAATACGATCGTCCTCAAGTTTGACGACGTAGCCCGACGGTTTGCCGATAAAGTCCTCCCCGTTGTAGACGTGGTAGGTTCCGCCGCCCACGTCCTTCACCTCGGTGACTTCCGTGATGGCGCGCATCACCTTTTCGAGTTCGTCGGCCGAGCCGACCTTTTCTTTGTAGCCCTTGACCAGTGACATGGCCGCTTCCCTCGCGTCGCTGAAGATCGCGACCTTTCCGGCTTGTTTGAGAATACCTAGCGAGAGGCCCGTGGCGGAACCATCGGCCTCCTCGCTCATCACCCAGATCATGTAGATTTCGGCTCCCTTGAAGACTTTGCCGAGATTCGGGAAGTCGTCGTCTTTCTCCAAAGCCCCCTGTTTGACGAGGAACTCGCCCATGGCTTTGGCCGTGGCTTCATCAACCGGAGAGCGTTCCGGGAACGCCTGCGCATGGAGGACGAGAACGGATGCGAGAATTGGGGTAATGAATTTCATGAAGTTCGTGTGAGTGCGTGACGACCACGAGATGGTCAGCTTTGACCTTGGGCGGCGTGGGCAGACGCGCCACTATAATTCCGGAAGCGGAATCGAACCACGGTCTACTCCTCCGCTTCCTGACCCAGCGCATCGAGCCGCTTGAGCACCTCGACCGCCATCTCGGCTTCCTTTTCCCGGCGGAACTGGTGGCGTTCCGCAGCATCTTCGGCGGCGGCTTTTCCGTCGGAACGGCCGTAGAGGCTTTCGGTGGGATCATCGCTTTCCGGCCAGTCCCACTCGTCGGTGCGAAAGCTGGCGAGCGGAGCCCATGACTTGCCGCCGACCTTGAGATTGCCGAGCGGGCTGGTGGCCCATGCATAGCGCACGGCGACCGGTTTTTCGACCAGCGGGCTCCAGACGTGGACGATCGTCGTGTCGAAGCTCTTGTTCGCGGTGTTCCAGATGCCGGCGTCCTTCTTCAGTCGGAAGCGGGCGTGACCGAGGTAGAACTTCCCGTCCTCGCCGGCGATCGCGAAGCCCCTCGGGATCGTCGACATGTCATCCGGCATGACCGGCTTGTCGAAGGTCAGGACCATCTCGTCGCCTTTGGCTTCCGCCGAGACCAGTGAAGCGGTGTCCCATGCCACTTCCATGCCGTAGACCCGGTTCATCGCCCAGCGCGCGGCGCGGATGCCATGTTCCTGCTTTTTGAACGGATGGAGCCCCGGGATCTGGACGTCGTAGGCGGGCAGGAAGGCGGTCATCTCCGCGTCGCCGACGTCCGCCAGACCGAGCCGCTGCGACTCGCGGATGTAGGCCCCTCCGGACACGGTCCAGAGTTCGAAGTTCTCCTCATTCTGTGGGATCGCTCCGGCGCAGAAGCCGATGATGCTGACGGGCAGGGCCGGATCGTTGAAGTCCTCGCGCCAACCTTCGACCATCAGCTTCATCAGCACGCGGTAGCGCTCGGGGCGGCAGGCCGATGACATCGCGTTGTTGTAGCCTTGGTGGAAAACGACGCCCTTGATGTTGAGTCCTTTGAACGCCCCGAACATGCCGTTGTAGCAGCTCGCCGCGTCGGACGGGCTCTTGCCCGGGATGTTCCACGAACGGACATCCGCCCGGGTCGGCTTCTTCGGCAGCTTGTCTTCGGCCACGCCCTTCTTGCGCTTGTCGGCGACTTCCTTCTCCCACTTCGCGACCATCTTCGCGACCTGCTCGTCCCAGTCGAACTCGGCGCGACGTTGCTTCACTGACTCGGCGTAGCGCTTGGCCAACGGGTGGTCGTCGAACTTGTGATGGGGCACCAGACTTTCGATCGACGCGCCGCCGCGGGCATTGTCGATAAGGCCGATCGGGATCTGAAGCGACCGTTGGAGACGGGAGCCGAAGGCGTAGCCGATGGCGGATATCTGGCCGGCCGTTTCTGGAGTCGAGGTGACCCAACCGCCATTCGGCATGACCGACACCGGGATGTCGGTCTGCAGCGTCTCCTGCTCGTTCGGGCTGATCTTGATCTGGCGTAGCAGCGGGAGGTCGGCTTGCGAGCTTTCGAGGTCGAACTGAAGGGTCTTCGCCAGGCTCCACGCCATGTTGCTCTGGCCGTTCATCACCCAGACATCGCCGATGACGATGTTCTCCATCTCCACCGTTTCACCTCCGGAAGTGACCGTGAGCTTCTGAGGCTCACTGCTGGCTTCGCGGGCGGGGAAGCTGACCTCCCAGCGTCCTTTCTCGCCCGTGGCGGTGGCTTTCGCCTTCTCCGATCCGAGACTGACGGATACCGCTTCACCCGAGTCCGCCCAGCCCCAGACGACGATCGGCTTGTCGCGTTGGAGGACCATGTTGCTTGAGAAAATGCCGTGGACCTTGAGGGGTGCGGCGGAGGCGAGGAGCGGCAGGAGCGCCAGGGTGGCGACGGCTTGAGCGAGGGTGGGAGGCTTCGAGGTTTTCATGAGGCTCTTGACCGGAGCGATCCGGGTGAGTGGCTACGGCAGGGGCGCGGCCGGGCTGTCACCGCGGTTTATCGGTTGCTACCGGACGGCGGGTGGCGATGATTGCGGGACGATGCGGTGGATGCTGATGGTTCTCGCGGCGGGACCGCTGATGGCGGATCCGAAGAAGGATTTCGCCCGCGGTGTGCTGGAGGAAGCGAGGGAGGGCGATGGCTCTCAGTGGTTCGAGAAGGCTCGCGAGGAGGACCCGGATGCATGGCCGCTGGTTGAGCGGGTGGCTTTGGCGCGTGCTGGCGCCGGAGACGTGGAAGGGGCCTCGACCCTTTTCCGCGAGTTCGCGACCGAGCATCCGGAACGGCTGGGACCGCAGCTTGCGTATGCCGACTTCCTCAGGAACAGCTCGCCGGGCGACGACTTCGCCGCGAAGCTGGCGGGTGAGGCGCTTGAGCGGACGCTCGAACACCATCCCGGCGAACTCTCCGTCATCCGCCGCTTGTTCCGCAGCTATGAGCAGCGGGGAATGCGGCAGAAATCGATCGAGCTTTTCGACCAGGTGGTGAAGCGGGCGGGCGCCGGCCCGGCACTGGCGGCGGCCGAGATGGCGCGGACGCTTTTCCCCGGTGACGACGAGAAGGCCCGCACTTTGGTCGATGAGGTTTTCCTCAAGGCAATGGAGCGCTCGCCCGCGGATCCGGTTTTGGCAAAGGCGGCGAGCGAGCATTTCCGCAAGACCAGCCGCCTGCCGCAAGCGGTCGAGATGCTGGAGAAGCATGTCGCCGCCGATCCGACTTCGCTGGAGCTTCGCGTAAGGCTCGGGGTTCTGCTCTTCGCGGCCGAGCGAGGCGACGAAGGCGTGGAGGTCTTGAAGCAGGTGCTCGAGATCGATCCCCGCCAGGGCCTCGCCCACCAGAGCCTCGCCAAGTACTACCGACGCAGTGAGATGCCGGAGAAGGCGCGACCACACGCGATCGAGGCGCTGAAGATCCGCGGCGGCGATGCCGGCGAGTTTGTCCAACTGGCCGGCGAGCTGCTCGACGACCAACTTCCGCGCGACGCCCGCCTGCTGCTTGAGAAAGGCCTCTTCGATCACCCGGAGAATGCCGAAATCGCGGTGAAGCTGGCGATCGCCACCCGCCGCGACGAATCGACCCGGGGCAGCGCCGCGTGGCGATTCCGCGAGGCCGAGTCACTTTCCGGCACCGACGGACCCGCGACCGAGCCGGCATTCCAGCTCGAGTTTGCCGAGTGCCTTCTGGAGAGCGGGCAGACCGAACCGGCGGCGGACCGGCTGAGAACCGCAATCCGTGGCTACGGAGCGGAGCAGGGCGTGGAGGTCGCTCGCGCCTACCGGCGCCTCGCCGATGTTTTCAGGCAGCAGGGGCGGTCCGAGGCGGAGATCCGGCCGCTGCAGAAGCGTGCCGACGAGCTGGATCCGCCGGAGTAAATGCGGATTCACGCCTCTTTGCCGGGAAGGAACCGCTTGACCACCGGGGATTGCACGATTTGTGCTTTTGGGGTAATTACCCGGCCCCCAGCCAGCCCAAAGAATCACATGAAGTCCCTACTCCGGAGTCTCTCCGCTGCCGCCATCGGTCTCCTGATCGCAAGCTGTGCCAACCAGTCCAGCTACGTCATCGGTCCCGACGGAAAGCCGGTCGACAAGGACGGGAACCCGGTAAACCCGTTCGAGCCCGGCACCTACGAGCACTTCAAGGCCGACTCCAGCTATCCGAAGACTTCGAAGATCTGGAAGAACGAGCAGCTCCTCTCGCTGACGACCGCGACCAACTCGCGGATCGTGATTTCCCGCAAACTGCAGCGCGGATTCCTGATGAATGGCGATGAGGTGGCGATGGACTATCCGGTTTCGACCGGCAAGAGCAGCCACCCGACCCCTGCCGGCAGCTACACCATCCTCGAGAAGATGGCCGACAAGTCGTCGAACGCCTACGGCAAGGTTTACGATGCCGAAGGCAACCGGATCTACGGCAAGGAAACCCCGGGTGACGTGCCGGAAGGCGGCAAGTTCGTCGGTGCTCCGATGCCCTACTGGATGCGACTCACGTGGGACGGCGTCGGCCATCACATCGGCAATGTTCCGCGCTATCCGGCATCGCACGCCTGCATCCGCGGGCCGCGCGCCGTGATGCCGACGATCTTCCGCAAGGTGAAAGTCGGCACGCCGGTGACGGTCGAGTAAGGAAAGGTGGGGCTGAGCGCCCTCGCTCGACTGCGGAGCCGCCGTTGAGGTCGGCGACATTGATTCGGTGTCTCCCGCAGACCATTCCGGTACCGGATAAGTAGTGCGCCTTTGATCCGACAGCGGCCGAGCGAGGGCGCTCGGCCCTACCTTTGGATTTACACCGACAGTCCGCCCGTGTTCTCCTGATAGAGAACGGGAATGGACGATGAGCTTGAATCGGCGGGCGGGCGGACCGCCTCGGACCAGCGGGCGCTGCGGGTGGCGCTGGCGTTCTGCGGGTTGCTCGCGATCATGTGGCTTGGCTTCGGCCCCGAGTCGCCGGCCAGCCGGGCCGCCGCGTCGGCCATCGGTGCGATGTCGATCGTCACACTCGCGTGGCACCACCGGCGGCGGGCGGGTGACGCCAGCCGCGAGGCCGAGCTGCTCGCCCGTCGGCTGGTTGAGGAAAACATCGAACTCGAGCACCGCCTCCATCAGGCCGAGGACGACCACCGGTCGCTGGAGCACTACTTCGAGACCCTGATGGAGCACATCCCGGCGAACATCTACTTCAAGGACGCCGACTCCCATTTTCTCAAGGTGAACCAGAGCATGGCCGAGAGCTTCGGCTGCGGCCATCCGGCCGACATGCTGGGGAAGACCGACCATGATTTCTTCGAGTCGGAGCACGCGGACCAGGCCTTGCGCGACGAACAGGAGATCATTTCTTCCGGGCGCGGCATCACCGGCAAGGTCGAGCACGAGACCTTTTCCAAGGGCCGCGAAGGCTGGGTTCTGACGACCAAGATGCCGTTCCGCGACCGCAGCGGGCGGATCATCGGGACGTTCGGGATGTCGAGCGATGTCACCGAGCTGATGCAGACCCGCAACACGCTGGAGCGCGAGCGCAACGTCCTGCGTTCACTCATCGACAGCTTCCCCGACAAGATCTTCGTGCGGGATCCCGGTCGTCACTACCTCGTGGTGAACAAGGCGATGGCCGAGTGGGTCGGTGCCGATTCACCCGAGGAAATGCTAGGCAAGACACCGGATGATTACTTCCCCGAGGCGATCGCCAGAGCCGGTGCCCGCGAGGACCTCGACATGCTGGCCTCGGGCAAGCCGGTGCTTAACCGCGAGTGGACCTTCGACATGGGTGGGCAGGGCGTGCGGTATCTCGTGACGACCAAGGTGCCGCTTGT is part of the Haloferula helveola genome and encodes:
- a CDS encoding HAD family hydrolase; translation: MNRKLDILHFSLHGLIRGQNLELGRDPDTGGQCLYVLELVKALAKHEQVSRVTLVTRRVFDPRVSDDYAEAVEDLGDGADIRRIEAGTRRYLRKEVLWRHLDAFIDGTLAWLRRERRVPDLIHAHYADAGYVGRQVAAVLGVPFAFTGHSLGRVKRQRLIDGGVDEETIERKYNLAVRIEAEELSLEAASMVCTSTRQEVEEQYSMYDRYAEESMRVIPPGVDLTRFDGEGNTEAYESVDAKMKRFLNDPSKPAVFTIARADERKNLTGLVRAFGNNAWLRENANLVLVGGNRETLKKLPSGARKVWTELLRLIDDLDLYGVCAVPKQHQSQEVPEFYRWAAARKGVFVNPAFTEPFGLTLLEAAAANLPLVATNDGGPRDILANCKNGTLVDAMDDKAIGDAIEEIVAEPDHQQKLAKNGAENVRRFYSWDAHVDSYLSELSKVLPAEPRSREPGSRQYLTRSEHWIVMDLPPHLEEEPPELVERWRQLFREGEVGMIFATGLSYSEARDVIERLEMPRPSILITGLGAEIHYGWKTPIKDEIWNRQARLRWNRDGVVDAFKDFPGLSMQPEERQHELKVSLLLDEGVKCTRESLQRHLREAGLSAKVMITSGCFVDVLPIRSGKDVAVRYIEMKWGIDPARVYCYGTYGNDSAVIRGRLLSAVAADSDPVLRRLRERPRLYHCSQPGLAGFFEGLDHYRFFEDQPPPLPAEEYYSEDEEVPAIEIEP
- a CDS encoding HAD-IIB family hydrolase; protein product: MPDTKPVALFCSDLDGTLLGRPDSSSDFRCTWESLGEDRPLLVYSTGRLVKDAKRVVKQAELPQPDYYIGGVGTVIHNEKDDNVVREFSSILSEDWDREKAVAVLRSFPEIEEQPVHQQHEWKSSWFWHNATEDDLERLRQALREAGAGAQIVYSSARDLDILPRPANKGNALRWLCKQHGITLDEVVVAGDTGNDSSMFLLPGVRGIVPENAEPELLEAVLDANAFVANANCAAGVLEGLVHYGVLDRIIACHTTLEGQHHDPEIVRLFEPKASTAGKESSFIHLAYDKAIEALEKCITPKGFSACSISDNDVTGTDENYNSVWGRDGAMAIIGSLSVPGDRFRECQKQTLRTLLEHVSASGQVPANVHIATGIPDYSGVGGIAAIDSGMWVVIALHSYVEKNRDLALLREFKPQADAIMRWLEAHDSNHDGLLEVPEAGDWMDLFNRSYNVLFDEVLWYRANVAYGRIAELLGERENASRHLLKAERVKRAIMRRFWPSTTQQQATAETSGSFADVQRAIGDARYLLAQVTPFSFDWRCDIIGNVMAFLYNVMDFNKAKIVFRFLWGVGANSPFPVRNLYPVVHAGDPDWKSYYTVNLLNLPHHYHNGGIWPWCGGHWVRFINRLGLRDIAKQELLKLAELNHQGVFREWEFNEWCHGKTGRPMGKAFQAWSASEFLAAYHDVMDE
- a CDS encoding VOC family protein, translated to MKVTEFAFVGHPVASLQRARRFYEQVLRLPVPSAIDGTLDGDAGMLEYEIGPHTLAITTAWSDGGPPEQTAFGLVLEVEDFQAAVDHIRSCGVEFCLGPFEGSGCFIAVIADPDGNHVGIHQRKAERSK
- a CDS encoding sialate O-acetylesterase, translated to MKTSKPPTLAQAVATLALLPLLASAAPLKVHGIFSSNMVLQRDKPIVVWGWADSGEAVSVSLGSEKAKATATGEKGRWEVSFPAREASSEPQKLTVTSGGETVEMENIVIGDVWVMNGQSNMAWSLAKTLQFDLESSQADLPLLRQIKISPNEQETLQTDIPVSVMPNGGWVTSTPETAGQISAIGYAFGSRLQRSLQIPIGLIDNARGGASIESLVPHHKFDDHPLAKRYAESVKQRRAEFDWDEQVAKMVAKWEKEVADKRKKGVAEDKLPKKPTRADVRSWNIPGKSPSDAASCYNGMFGAFKGLNIKGVVFHQGYNNAMSSACRPERYRVLMKLMVEGWREDFNDPALPVSIIGFCAGAIPQNEENFELWTVSGGAYIRESQRLGLADVGDAEMTAFLPAYDVQIPGLHPFKKQEHGIRAARWAMNRVYGMEVAWDTASLVSAEAKGDEMVLTFDKPVMPDDMSTIPRGFAIAGEDGKFYLGHARFRLKKDAGIWNTANKSFDTTIVHVWSPLVEKPVAVRYAWATSPLGNLKVGGKSWAPLASFRTDEWDWPESDDPTESLYGRSDGKAAAEDAAERHQFRREKEAEMAVEVLKRLDALGQEAEE
- a CDS encoding tetratricopeptide repeat protein, producing MRLLTGAIRVSGYGRGAAGLSPRFIGCYRTAGGDDCGTMRWMLMVLAAGPLMADPKKDFARGVLEEAREGDGSQWFEKAREEDPDAWPLVERVALARAGAGDVEGASTLFREFATEHPERLGPQLAYADFLRNSSPGDDFAAKLAGEALERTLEHHPGELSVIRRLFRSYEQRGMRQKSIELFDQVVKRAGAGPALAAAEMARTLFPGDDEKARTLVDEVFLKAMERSPADPVLAKAASEHFRKTSRLPQAVEMLEKHVAADPTSLELRVRLGVLLFAAERGDEGVEVLKQVLEIDPRQGLAHQSLAKYYRRSEMPEKARPHAIEALKIRGGDAGEFVQLAGELLDDQLPRDARLLLEKGLFDHPENAEIAVKLAIATRRDESTRGSAAWRFREAESLSGTDGPATEPAFQLEFAECLLESGQTEPAADRLRTAIRGYGAEQGVEVARAYRRLADVFRQQGRSEAEIRPLQKRADELDPPE
- a CDS encoding L,D-transpeptidase family protein, producing MKSLLRSLSAAAIGLLIASCANQSSYVIGPDGKPVDKDGNPVNPFEPGTYEHFKADSSYPKTSKIWKNEQLLSLTTATNSRIVISRKLQRGFLMNGDEVAMDYPVSTGKSSHPTPAGSYTILEKMADKSSNAYGKVYDAEGNRIYGKETPGDVPEGGKFVGAPMPYWMRLTWDGVGHHIGNVPRYPASHACIRGPRAVMPTIFRKVKVGTPVTVE